One window from the genome of Hyalangium gracile encodes:
- a CDS encoding translocation/assembly module TamB domain-containing protein produces MRRIVWGVLGLVGLVLLLVAGALAWLTSPAGERWVLGKALPLANEQLSGRLEAGAVELSLSGLTLRDAKLYTPEGDLVAEVALVDARLSLAPLVAQHVVITSARLEKPRLYLVQDERGLNLMRALEPRNPKPEEPSTGRSSLRLSLRDLRLEDGYVDFEGDTAEGTRQVRLEDFDAQGAASYGAAKQAFDVRLDATGGLSRPLTGPVKLTLRGQGEEQNLSTDVDLTVAGLVLQARGGMRGLSEAWMELERLSLEPATARAFVPTYPLIAPVSVEGNGQKQGDVARTSLTVKAGSATMNVDGSFNVATMRSDGVTVRARDINLAELMENAATTSIVANLNASGGGTSLETLDGQVELNVSPSKFKGQPLGPVELKASAKDGYYTLSRLRVLLPGASLDARGQGKVDHIQMKGSLSASDLAVLGQTVGRLGPGPALPLSGSGALDFQVEGPLRTPGVELSGTFATLGYEDNLIKDLNLKASLPDVTRPLSADASLVVGELQTGGRTFQNLSAAIITRGRELEATVKTAGDAVLGLTLAGTVDEDQEGLAVKAMTLAWPEGTWTLRGTSHVGFGGGRLEVKPALTLVSDQQRLAVTLVKEGEHVDGRVEADALDLTKLPRSFIPETLKLGGTVSARVSARGRLPRPDADISLTLADVRFQEYSDINATLKGTYVKDRASGTLTANVPAASITADFDVPVQGLLRHRKDEMSLRVNLARLSIEETRKMLGRPEPVSGELSGVLEVKGPAREPRLTFTMKGEGLVYGGLPQGVLKDPLAFTLTAASDEATGALGARFELQGLAKQTYVTLKTPFTLGQFLIKPPTADEVMRARLNVEGAMEELALAQVGALAGLQNAEGTVTATFALSGSVLVPEARLNVQARRVSANGLPPLDANLSVNGGGDDIRAELTTLRYDGDKTAPLAQLSATLDAPLGAIQDQDVIGWVPFELKGRLHPTALKELMGLAEADPTLREQGLQGIVSLEVSARGTPATPEVVLDVGLQQLGVGRLALGQAHVHYTYADARSDLDATVSAPSGGSLLVRAGIPLDLSLPAVQQGLEVKKVPLDVKVVARRFDMGFLSGATEMVRSLGGVLEADAAIAGTVGAPTLKGTVNWKDGRLGLMGFGEYRDIQVALGVTEERIHLQQLFARGGAGQLRLTAEAVRSKTGAYELTGETRLEKFPIISEDQLVAVASLRASLEGSLSLDTVNIRNLTIPEAHIELPEVQRKDLQPLEPASDIVLVRNGVPVDKRRRKRNEPPKDGTPTSGTAEDTASASNTDTPVTGKPSVAGTGGAGAQPRDLVDTSDSEEEVQRTYRILINAPRNLWVRGSDVNIELGLSQNFEVSYTDQPFLAGEVIVQRGRVDALGRRFDVQRESRVNFTGPPLAPYLNITAEHVNERENVTVFIHVRGQGKDFTIEPTSDPPMSETEIYTLLATGRRTLERNSGSSMTGAQAASVVGSLVASQAKKALSAELPLDVFSIEAGDSGLAGTKLEVGKYLTDKIYVGYTGRVGTAAQSRENANAVRFEYQFTPAWSLEANYGDARSGGLDLIWSKDY; encoded by the coding sequence GTGCGCCGCATCGTCTGGGGCGTGCTGGGGCTGGTAGGCCTGGTGCTGCTGCTGGTGGCCGGCGCGCTGGCCTGGCTCACCTCGCCCGCGGGCGAGCGGTGGGTGCTCGGCAAGGCCCTGCCCCTGGCGAACGAGCAGCTCTCCGGGCGACTGGAGGCGGGCGCGGTGGAGCTGAGCCTGTCGGGGCTCACCCTGCGGGACGCCAAGCTCTACACCCCCGAGGGGGACCTGGTGGCCGAGGTGGCCCTGGTGGACGCGCGCCTGTCCCTGGCGCCCCTGGTGGCCCAGCACGTGGTCATCACCTCCGCCCGGCTCGAGAAGCCGCGCCTGTACCTCGTGCAGGACGAGCGCGGCCTCAACCTCATGCGGGCGCTGGAGCCCCGCAACCCCAAGCCCGAGGAGCCGTCCACGGGCCGGAGCTCGCTGCGGCTCTCGCTGAGGGACCTGCGGCTGGAGGACGGCTACGTCGACTTCGAGGGAGACACCGCGGAGGGCACCCGCCAGGTGCGGCTGGAGGACTTCGACGCCCAGGGCGCGGCCAGCTATGGCGCGGCGAAGCAGGCCTTCGACGTGCGGCTGGACGCCACCGGTGGGCTCTCCCGCCCCCTCACCGGCCCGGTGAAGCTGACGCTCCGGGGCCAGGGCGAGGAGCAGAACCTCTCCACGGACGTGGACCTCACCGTGGCGGGGCTCGTGCTCCAGGCCCGCGGTGGCATGCGCGGGCTGAGCGAGGCGTGGATGGAGCTCGAGCGCCTGTCGCTCGAGCCAGCGACGGCTCGGGCCTTCGTGCCCACCTATCCATTGATCGCGCCCGTCAGCGTGGAGGGTAACGGCCAGAAGCAGGGCGACGTCGCCCGCACGAGCCTGACGGTGAAGGCCGGGAGCGCCACGATGAACGTGGATGGCTCCTTCAACGTCGCCACGATGCGCAGCGACGGCGTCACCGTGCGGGCCCGGGACATCAACCTCGCCGAGCTGATGGAGAACGCGGCGACCACCTCCATCGTCGCCAACCTCAACGCGAGCGGCGGAGGCACGAGCCTGGAGACGCTCGACGGCCAGGTGGAGCTCAACGTCTCCCCGTCGAAGTTCAAGGGACAGCCGCTCGGGCCGGTGGAGCTCAAGGCGAGCGCGAAGGACGGCTACTACACGCTCTCGCGCCTGCGGGTGCTGCTGCCGGGCGCCTCGCTGGACGCGCGCGGCCAGGGCAAGGTGGACCACATCCAGATGAAGGGCAGCCTGAGCGCGTCGGATCTCGCCGTGCTCGGGCAGACGGTGGGCCGGCTGGGCCCGGGCCCAGCGCTGCCGCTGTCCGGCAGTGGCGCGCTGGATTTCCAGGTGGAGGGGCCGCTGCGCACCCCGGGAGTGGAGCTCTCGGGCACCTTCGCCACCCTGGGCTACGAGGACAACCTCATCAAGGACCTCAACCTGAAGGCCTCGCTGCCGGACGTCACCAGGCCGCTGTCCGCGGATGCCTCGCTGGTGGTGGGCGAGCTGCAGACGGGCGGCCGCACCTTCCAGAACCTCTCGGCCGCCATCATCACGCGGGGCCGGGAGCTGGAGGCCACCGTGAAGACCGCGGGCGACGCGGTGCTGGGCCTCACGCTGGCCGGCACCGTGGACGAGGACCAGGAGGGGCTCGCGGTGAAGGCGATGACGCTCGCCTGGCCCGAGGGCACCTGGACGCTGCGGGGCACCTCTCACGTGGGCTTCGGCGGCGGCAGGCTTGAAGTGAAGCCCGCCCTCACGCTCGTGTCCGACCAGCAGCGCCTGGCCGTCACGCTCGTGAAGGAAGGCGAGCACGTGGACGGGCGCGTGGAGGCGGACGCGCTGGACCTCACGAAGCTCCCCAGGTCCTTCATCCCCGAGACGCTCAAGCTGGGCGGCACCGTCTCCGCGCGGGTGAGCGCGCGCGGGCGGCTGCCTCGCCCGGACGCCGACATCTCCCTCACGCTCGCGGACGTCCGCTTCCAGGAGTACTCGGACATCAACGCCACGCTGAAGGGCACCTACGTGAAGGACCGCGCCAGCGGCACCCTCACCGCGAACGTGCCGGCAGCCAGCATCACCGCGGACTTCGACGTGCCGGTGCAGGGCCTGCTGCGGCACCGCAAGGATGAGATGAGCCTCCGGGTGAACCTCGCCCGCCTGAGCATCGAGGAGACGCGGAAGATGCTCGGGCGCCCGGAGCCCGTGAGCGGAGAGCTCAGCGGCGTGCTGGAGGTGAAGGGGCCCGCGAGGGAGCCACGCCTCACCTTCACGATGAAGGGCGAGGGGCTGGTCTATGGAGGCCTGCCGCAGGGCGTCCTGAAGGATCCGCTCGCCTTCACGCTGACCGCCGCGTCCGATGAGGCGACCGGAGCCCTGGGCGCGCGCTTCGAGCTGCAGGGCCTGGCGAAGCAGACCTACGTCACCCTGAAGACGCCCTTCACGCTGGGCCAGTTCCTCATCAAGCCGCCCACCGCGGACGAGGTGATGCGCGCCCGGCTGAACGTGGAGGGCGCCATGGAGGAGCTGGCCCTCGCCCAGGTGGGGGCCCTGGCCGGGCTCCAGAATGCCGAGGGCACCGTCACCGCGACGTTCGCCCTGTCCGGCTCCGTCCTCGTGCCCGAGGCCCGGCTGAACGTGCAGGCCCGCCGCGTCAGCGCCAACGGGCTGCCGCCGCTGGATGCCAACCTCTCCGTCAACGGCGGAGGAGACGACATCCGCGCGGAGCTGACGACGCTCCGGTACGACGGCGACAAGACCGCGCCCCTGGCGCAGCTGAGCGCCACGCTCGACGCGCCGCTGGGCGCCATCCAGGACCAGGACGTCATCGGCTGGGTGCCCTTCGAGCTCAAGGGACGCCTCCACCCCACGGCCCTCAAGGAGCTGATGGGTCTGGCCGAGGCCGACCCCACGCTGCGAGAGCAGGGGCTGCAGGGCATCGTCTCCCTGGAGGTGTCCGCGCGAGGCACTCCCGCAACGCCGGAGGTCGTCCTCGACGTGGGCCTCCAGCAGCTCGGCGTGGGCAGGCTCGCGCTGGGCCAGGCCCACGTCCACTACACCTACGCGGACGCTCGCTCCGACCTGGACGCGACCGTCTCCGCTCCCTCGGGAGGCAGCCTGCTCGTCCGGGCCGGCATCCCGCTGGACCTGTCCCTGCCCGCCGTGCAGCAGGGGCTGGAGGTGAAGAAGGTGCCGCTGGACGTCAAGGTGGTGGCCCGGCGCTTCGACATGGGCTTCCTCTCCGGCGCCACCGAGATGGTGCGCAGCCTGGGCGGCGTGCTCGAGGCGGACGCGGCCATCGCCGGCACCGTGGGCGCGCCCACCCTCAAGGGCACCGTCAACTGGAAGGACGGCCGGCTGGGGCTGATGGGCTTCGGCGAGTACCGCGACATCCAGGTCGCCCTCGGCGTGACGGAGGAGCGCATCCACCTGCAGCAGCTCTTCGCGCGTGGCGGCGCCGGCCAGCTGCGCCTCACCGCGGAGGCCGTGCGCTCGAAGACCGGGGCCTACGAGCTCACCGGCGAGACCCGGCTCGAGAAGTTCCCCATCATCTCGGAGGACCAGCTCGTCGCCGTCGCGTCGCTGCGGGCCTCGCTCGAGGGCAGCCTGAGCCTCGACACCGTCAACATCCGCAACCTCACCATCCCCGAGGCCCACATCGAGCTGCCGGAGGTGCAGCGCAAGGATCTGCAGCCGCTCGAGCCCGCCAGCGACATCGTCCTGGTGCGCAACGGCGTCCCGGTGGACAAGCGCCGCCGCAAGCGCAACGAGCCTCCGAAGGACGGCACGCCCACCAGCGGCACGGCCGAGGACACCGCCTCGGCCAGCAACACCGACACGCCGGTCACCGGGAAGCCGAGCGTCGCGGGCACGGGCGGCGCGGGTGCCCAGCCGAGGGACCTGGTGGACACCTCCGACTCCGAGGAGGAGGTCCAGCGCACCTACCGCATCCTCATCAACGCGCCGAGGAACCTCTGGGTCCGCGGCTCGGACGTGAACATCGAGCTGGGGCTGTCGCAGAACTTCGAGGTCTCCTACACGGACCAGCCCTTCCTCGCCGGAGAGGTCATCGTCCAGCGCGGCCGGGTGGATGCGCTGGGGCGCCGCTTCGACGTGCAGCGCGAAAGCCGGGTGAACTTCACCGGGCCGCCGCTGGCGCCCTACCTCAACATCACCGCCGAACACGTCAACGAGCGGGAGAACGTCACCGTCTTCATCCACGTGCGCGGCCAGGGCAAGGACTTCACCATCGAGCCCACGAGCGATCCGCCGATGTCCGAGACGGAGATCTACACGCTGCTGGCCACGGGCCGGCGGACGCTGGAGCGCAACTCGGGCTCGTCGATGACGGGCGCGCAGGCCGCGTCGGTGGTGGGCTCGCTGGTGGCCTCGCAGGCCAAGAAGGCGCTGTCGGCCGAGCTGCCCCTGGACGTGTTCTCCATCGAGGCGGGCGACAGCGGGCTGGCCGGCACCAAGCTCGAGGTGGGCAAGTACCTCACGGACAAGATCTACGTGGGCTACACGGGCCGCGTGGGCACCGCGGCCCAGAGCCGCGAGAACGCCAACGCGGTCCGCTTCGAGTACCAGTTCACCCCGGCCTGGAGCCTCGAGGCCAACTACGGCGACGCGCGCTCCGGCGGCCTGGACCTCATCTGGAGCAAGGACTACTGA
- a CDS encoding expansin EXLX1 family cellulose-binding protein: MRASSLFSLRNLGTAAWVLTLAACSSSSEEIYGEIRALGDFRGGIATWYDATGAGHCGYDASPNDMDVAAMNAPEFSNSAVCGSCAEVEGPQGTVRVRIVDSCPECASGHLDLSKQAFAKIAPINDGRVTTQWRLVSCAVQGPVRYRIKEGSSEWWVGIQVRNHRLPIQKFEYQKNGSWVEVKREPYNYFVASSGMGPGPVKVRITATDGQKLEDTLPEIKAEKTFDGAAQFSLQ; the protein is encoded by the coding sequence ATGCGAGCCTCTTCCCTCTTCTCCCTTCGAAACCTCGGCACCGCGGCGTGGGTGCTGACCCTGGCGGCGTGCTCCTCTTCCAGCGAGGAGATCTACGGAGAGATCCGCGCGCTGGGCGACTTCCGCGGTGGCATCGCCACCTGGTACGACGCGACGGGCGCGGGGCACTGCGGCTACGACGCGAGCCCCAACGACATGGACGTGGCGGCCATGAACGCGCCGGAGTTCTCCAACAGCGCGGTGTGCGGCTCGTGCGCGGAGGTGGAGGGGCCGCAGGGCACGGTGCGCGTGCGCATCGTGGACAGCTGCCCCGAGTGCGCCTCCGGACACCTGGACCTGAGCAAGCAGGCCTTCGCGAAGATTGCCCCCATCAATGATGGGCGCGTGACGACGCAGTGGCGCCTGGTGAGCTGCGCCGTGCAGGGCCCGGTGCGCTACCGCATCAAGGAGGGCAGCTCCGAGTGGTGGGTCGGCATCCAGGTGCGCAACCACCGGCTGCCCATCCAGAAGTTCGAGTACCAGAAGAACGGCTCGTGGGTGGAGGTGAAGCGCGAGCCCTACAACTACTTCGTGGCCAGCTCCGGCATGGGCCCCGGCCCGGTGAAGGTCCGCATCACCGCCACCGACGGACAGAAGCTCGAGGACACCCTGCCCGAGATCAAGGCGGAGAAGACCTTCGACGGCGCCGCGCAGTTCTCCCTGCAGTAG
- a CDS encoding expansin EXLX1 family cellulose-binding protein, with protein sequence MRFENVLSPHVLIAVGVLGLTACSDSNPPEEPVAPLSEEKTSTATRVVSDGTGNCNFDPSPEDLHVAALDATAYGDSGLCGACAELELPAEKKKVRVRIVDSCSGCTPDQLGLSPQVFDSMGGSNLITASVRWRYITCPVQGPLRYRFKEDSSPYWVAIQVRNHRHPIQKLEWEKDGTWIEVKREAYNYFVEPAGMGPGPLHLRLTSTTGRVIEDTLPVVIQGTVVDGKAQFED encoded by the coding sequence ATGCGATTCGAGAACGTCCTCTCCCCTCACGTACTCATCGCGGTCGGAGTGCTGGGCCTGACCGCCTGCTCCGACTCCAACCCTCCGGAGGAGCCTGTCGCTCCGCTCTCGGAGGAGAAGACCAGCACCGCCACGCGCGTGGTCTCCGACGGCACGGGCAACTGCAACTTCGATCCGAGCCCGGAGGATCTACACGTGGCCGCGCTGGATGCCACCGCCTACGGAGACTCCGGGCTGTGCGGCGCCTGCGCGGAGCTGGAGCTGCCCGCGGAGAAGAAGAAGGTGCGCGTGCGCATCGTCGACAGCTGCTCGGGGTGCACGCCGGATCAGCTCGGCCTCAGCCCGCAGGTGTTCGACTCCATGGGCGGCAGCAATCTGATCACGGCCAGCGTCCGCTGGCGCTACATCACCTGCCCGGTGCAGGGCCCGCTGCGCTACCGCTTCAAGGAGGACAGCAGCCCGTACTGGGTGGCCATCCAGGTCCGCAACCACCGGCACCCCATCCAGAAGCTGGAGTGGGAGAAGGACGGCACCTGGATCGAGGTGAAGCGCGAGGCCTACAACTACTTCGTCGAGCCCGCGGGCATGGGCCCCGGCCCGCTGCACCTGCGCTTGACGTCCACCACGGGGAGGGTCATCGAGGACACCCTGCCCGTCGTGATCCAGGGCACCGTCGTGGATGGCAAGGCCCAGTTCGAGGACTGA